In Limibacter armeniacum, a single window of DNA contains:
- a CDS encoding bifunctional heptose 7-phosphate kinase/heptose 1-phosphate adenyltransferase: MTIEKTFEEFNRLKVLIIGDVMVDSYIWGKVDRISPEAPVPVVNTTRRENRLGGAANVAKNIHALGATPILCSVVGDDEDGIILKKLMEDIGIPTDGILQSKQRRTTVKHRILAGYQQMMRIDSEDTHDIGHEDTDMLISKVKSLAEAADVIIFEDYDKGVLHETAIQEIIHFANERGIPTTVDPKKRNFLSYAGATLFKPNLKELREGMKADFTGDVISDVKASVTALKQQMDVTNAMVTLSEHGVYITDFNQEYHIPAHKREISDVSGAGDTVISIASVCLALGMSIDKVAAVANLGGGLVCEHLGVVPIDKKRLQEEARKIL; this comes from the coding sequence TTGACTATAGAAAAGACATTTGAGGAATTCAATCGCCTTAAAGTCCTGATTATAGGTGATGTAATGGTAGACTCATATATATGGGGAAAGGTTGATCGCATTTCTCCAGAAGCTCCTGTTCCTGTCGTCAACACAACGAGACGTGAAAACAGGTTAGGGGGTGCTGCCAATGTCGCCAAAAATATACATGCATTAGGAGCTACACCAATTCTGTGTTCAGTCGTAGGAGATGATGAGGATGGTATAATCCTTAAAAAACTTATGGAGGACATCGGTATTCCTACTGATGGTATACTGCAAAGCAAGCAACGTAGGACTACCGTAAAACACCGTATTTTGGCTGGCTATCAGCAAATGATGCGAATTGACTCTGAGGACACTCATGACATTGGGCATGAAGACACTGATATGCTGATCAGTAAAGTCAAGTCGCTGGCAGAAGCAGCTGATGTTATCATCTTTGAGGATTACGACAAGGGCGTATTACACGAAACGGCAATTCAGGAAATTATCCATTTTGCCAATGAAAGGGGTATACCAACAACTGTTGACCCTAAAAAACGTAATTTCCTAAGCTATGCAGGCGCTACACTATTTAAGCCGAACCTGAAAGAGCTTAGAGAAGGAATGAAAGCTGACTTCACTGGAGATGTAATCTCGGATGTAAAAGCTTCTGTTACTGCTCTTAAGCAACAAATGGATGTAACCAATGCCATGGTTACCCTATCAGAGCATGGAGTATACATCACTGACTTTAATCAGGAGTATCATATCCCTGCCCATAAACGCGAGATTTCGGATGTATCTGGTGCTGGTGATACCGTGATTAGTATTGCATCAGTCTGCTTGGCTCTAGGTATGTCTATTGATAAAGTTGCAGCGGTTGCCAACTTGGGTGGCGGACTAGTATGCGAGCACCTAGGTGTTGTACCTATTGATAAGAAAAGACTGCAAGAAGAAGCCCGTAAAATACTATAG
- a CDS encoding pyridoxal phosphate-dependent aminotransferase, which produces MNSNTPALQLSNRLLAMEESATLAMQVKARELQAQGHKIINLNLGEPDFPTPQHIQDAAVAAIQDGKYFKYPPVAGYPELRQGIAEKLLRDNGLSYTPEQIVVSTGAKQSIVNILLSILNKGDEVIVFTPYWVSYIEQIKLAEGTPVLLEGSIENDFKPNAEQLKAAITPNTKMVLFSSPCNPTGSVFTKEELNAIAEVLKEREDIYVVSDEIYEFINFEGKHNSIAEIDYMKERTIIVNGFSKGYAMTGWRLGYIAAPLAIAKACNKVQGQVTSGTCTISQRAGLAAINGPMEATEEMKKAYLRRRDLVKGELDKIKGIKTNKPKGAFYIFPDVSAFYGKSFNGKVIKDSNDLAMYLLNEAHVSIVSGAAFGAPNCIRISFAAADEDLKKACELITEALGRLS; this is translated from the coding sequence ATGAATTCAAATACACCTGCCCTTCAGCTATCAAACAGACTGCTGGCAATGGAAGAGTCTGCTACGCTTGCCATGCAAGTGAAAGCCAGAGAATTGCAAGCACAAGGACATAAAATAATCAACCTGAACCTTGGAGAACCGGACTTCCCTACTCCTCAACATATACAGGATGCTGCAGTAGCAGCTATTCAGGATGGCAAGTACTTCAAATACCCTCCTGTAGCTGGTTATCCTGAACTTCGTCAAGGTATCGCGGAGAAGCTTCTTAGAGACAATGGGTTATCATATACTCCTGAGCAAATTGTAGTCTCGACAGGTGCTAAACAGTCTATTGTTAACATTTTGTTGAGTATTCTCAACAAGGGTGATGAAGTAATTGTATTCACGCCTTATTGGGTTTCATACATTGAGCAAATCAAGTTGGCTGAAGGCACTCCTGTGCTACTTGAAGGTTCTATTGAAAATGACTTCAAACCAAATGCAGAACAACTAAAGGCAGCTATTACACCAAATACCAAAATGGTATTGTTCTCTTCGCCATGTAACCCAACTGGATCTGTATTTACAAAAGAGGAACTGAATGCCATTGCTGAGGTACTGAAGGAGCGTGAAGATATCTATGTAGTTTCTGATGAGATCTACGAGTTTATCAACTTTGAAGGCAAACACAATAGTATTGCGGAGATTGACTATATGAAAGAGAGAACCATTATCGTGAATGGTTTCTCGAAAGGATATGCCATGACAGGATGGAGACTGGGTTATATTGCGGCTCCTTTGGCTATCGCAAAAGCCTGCAACAAGGTCCAAGGACAAGTAACTTCTGGAACTTGTACAATCTCTCAACGTGCAGGACTTGCAGCCATCAATGGACCGATGGAAGCTACAGAAGAAATGAAAAAGGCTTACCTGAGAAGACGTGACCTTGTAAAAGGAGAGTTAGATAAAATCAAAGGTATCAAGACCAATAAACCTAAAGGTGCATTTTATATTTTCCCTGATGTTAGTGCCTTTTACGGCAAGTCTTTCAATGGGAAAGTGATCAAGGACTCAAATGACCTTGCCATGTACCTGCTGAATGAGGCACATGTTTCTATTGTTTCAGGTGCGGCATTTGGAGCGCCAAACTGTATCAGGATTTCATTTGCAGCTGCTGATGAAGATCTGAAGAAAGCTTGTGAACTGATCACTGAGGCTCTTGGAAGACTTAGCTAA
- a CDS encoding glucosaminidase domain-containing protein, producing the protein MKKLIYTLPLVLGLLIIHQTNASSYSTISANSFKPFNAEKQRMAYITQLFYAFDPVCQKYGINTKVAITQAIVEQGWIMREDYRIFNIMSVSPNNSKVVYDHGERRYRRYRVYHSLEEAIEDYCKVLSSYPTYRAHGLFETIDPHRQIKAIVDGGYATNVRYEELSLRILNEFVSPIVDDLRTRKALLNQQGFKKEAIYGINRNDIMSLRLPMD; encoded by the coding sequence ATGAAAAAACTTATCTACACACTACCTCTAGTGTTGGGTTTGTTAATCATCCATCAGACAAACGCTTCTTCTTATAGTACAATTTCAGCTAATAGCTTTAAACCGTTTAACGCTGAAAAACAAAGAATGGCTTACATCACACAGTTATTTTACGCTTTTGACCCTGTTTGTCAGAAATACGGTATCAATACCAAAGTGGCAATCACCCAAGCTATTGTAGAGCAAGGATGGATCATGCGTGAAGACTACCGAATCTTCAACATTATGTCTGTTTCTCCAAACAACAGTAAAGTGGTTTATGACCATGGAGAGCGTCGTTATAGAAGATACCGTGTTTACCATTCACTGGAAGAGGCCATAGAGGATTATTGTAAGGTGTTAAGCAGTTACCCTACCTATCGAGCACATGGTCTATTTGAAACTATCGATCCTCACCGCCAGATCAAGGCTATTGTGGATGGAGGTTATGCAACCAATGTGCGTTATGAGGAATTGTCTCTGCGCATCTTGAATGAGTTTGTTTCTCCAATTGTAGATGACCTTAGAACACGTAAAGCACTGTTGAACCAGCAAGGCTTCAAAAAAGAAGCAATATATGGCATCAACCGCAACGATATTATGAGCCTGCGCCTCCCTATGGATTAA
- a CDS encoding M13 family metallopeptidase gives MASKTKWLKYPGMAAVAAVLFATSCGSPASDQKEEELTSALKLVNMDTTVSPSDNFFMYVNGGWMKHTTIPADRGRWGSFDELRDANETVTLDVLKRASDSPKFAEDSDERKAAKFYASGMDSVNIEEAGIKPVEPLLQKVDNLSNKDGLQDLITELHQYGTRVFFAPYAYQDMKNSELISLYIAPTGIGLPNKDFYTKQDDRSKEVRELYKEHIAKMFVLAGYNAEEAKTASHKVFELEDKLAQGFMTPVERRDPTKRYNPRTLDALQEEMSAIEWKKYFEATPGLETKPENVVLTNNQYFALANEVLENTPVDVIKDYIKWHILHESAAYLSSDFVNENFAFYGKELNGLEQLRPRWKRVLGATNSSLGFALGKLYVDEVFPPEAKEKAQEMVADIKEAFGRRINGLEWMTDETKQKAMEKLDSFNVKIGYPDKWKTYENLEVTDSYFTNVLNSSKFEVNRNLEKFGKPVDKTEWGMTPQTVNAYYNPSYNEIVFPAAILQPPFYNYKADDAVNYGGIGAVIGHEITHGFDDSGRRYDAKGQMTDWWTAEDNEKFKERANQVVEQFNSYEPIKGLNVNGQLTLGENIADLGGLSVAYDALQHRYEKEGRPANIDGFTPEQRFFMSWATIWRTKSREAALRNQILTDPHSPGQYRANGPLSNMDAFYKAFNIQEGDSMRRENRFRAKIW, from the coding sequence AGAAGAAGAACTTACCAGCGCTTTAAAGTTGGTAAATATGGATACTACTGTTTCTCCTTCGGATAACTTCTTCATGTATGTAAACGGAGGTTGGATGAAGCACACAACTATTCCTGCTGACCGTGGTCGTTGGGGAAGCTTTGATGAACTTAGAGATGCAAATGAAACTGTAACACTTGATGTTCTGAAAAGAGCCTCTGATTCACCAAAATTTGCTGAGGATTCTGATGAAAGAAAAGCGGCTAAATTCTATGCTTCAGGTATGGATTCCGTAAATATTGAAGAGGCTGGTATCAAACCAGTCGAGCCACTTCTGCAAAAGGTAGATAATCTTTCCAACAAAGATGGTCTTCAAGACCTAATTACAGAGCTACACCAATATGGTACTCGTGTTTTCTTTGCTCCATATGCATATCAGGATATGAAAAACAGTGAGTTGATTTCACTGTACATTGCTCCAACAGGAATTGGTCTACCAAACAAAGATTTTTATACCAAACAAGATGACAGGTCCAAAGAAGTAAGGGAACTGTACAAAGAGCATATCGCTAAAATGTTTGTATTGGCAGGCTATAATGCTGAAGAAGCTAAAACAGCATCTCACAAAGTATTCGAACTGGAGGATAAGCTTGCTCAAGGCTTTATGACTCCAGTTGAAAGAAGAGACCCAACCAAACGCTACAACCCTCGTACACTTGATGCACTTCAAGAGGAAATGTCTGCCATCGAGTGGAAAAAGTACTTCGAAGCAACACCTGGTTTGGAGACAAAACCTGAAAATGTTGTCCTGACAAATAATCAATACTTTGCCCTTGCCAATGAGGTCCTTGAAAACACGCCTGTAGATGTAATCAAAGACTATATTAAATGGCACATCCTGCATGAGTCTGCCGCTTACTTGAGCAGTGACTTTGTAAATGAAAACTTCGCTTTCTATGGCAAAGAACTCAACGGACTTGAGCAATTGCGCCCTAGATGGAAAAGAGTGTTGGGTGCGACTAACAGTTCACTTGGCTTTGCATTAGGCAAACTGTATGTAGATGAAGTATTCCCTCCTGAAGCAAAAGAAAAAGCGCAGGAAATGGTGGCTGACATTAAAGAAGCTTTTGGCAGAAGAATCAACGGACTTGAGTGGATGACTGATGAGACCAAGCAAAAGGCGATGGAAAAACTAGATTCCTTCAATGTCAAAATCGGCTATCCTGATAAGTGGAAAACTTATGAGAACCTAGAAGTGACTGATAGCTACTTCACCAATGTTTTGAACTCAAGTAAGTTTGAAGTAAACCGAAACCTTGAAAAATTCGGTAAACCTGTAGACAAAACGGAATGGGGCATGACTCCTCAGACGGTTAATGCTTATTACAATCCAAGCTATAATGAGATTGTTTTCCCTGCGGCCATTCTACAGCCTCCTTTCTACAACTACAAAGCTGATGATGCTGTTAACTATGGTGGTATTGGAGCTGTTATTGGACACGAAATCACTCACGGTTTTGACGACAGCGGCAGAAGATATGATGCCAAAGGTCAGATGACAGACTGGTGGACTGCCGAAGACAATGAAAAGTTCAAGGAAAGAGCTAACCAAGTGGTAGAGCAGTTCAATAGCTACGAACCTATTAAAGGTTTGAATGTAAACGGACAGCTGACATTGGGTGAAAACATTGCTGACTTAGGTGGACTTTCTGTAGCGTATGATGCATTGCAACACCGTTATGAAAAAGAAGGTAGACCTGCTAATATTGATGGCTTCACTCCAGAACAAAGGTTCTTTATGTCATGGGCTACTATTTGGAGAACTAAGTCAAGAGAGGCTGCTTTAAGAAACCAGATTCTTACAGACCCTCACTCACCTGGACAGTACAGAGCAAATGGCCCTCTTTCCAATATGGATGCATTTTACAAGGCTTTCAATATTCAGGAAGGTGACTCTATGAGAAGAGAGAATCGTTTCAGAGCAAAAATATGGTAA